The proteins below are encoded in one region of Apium graveolens cultivar Ventura chromosome 4, ASM990537v1, whole genome shotgun sequence:
- the LOC141719358 gene encoding uncharacterized protein LOC141719358: MSNLTKLEFNALDVTGKNYLTWILDAEIHLSAMGLGDTIKEGNKTSEQDKAKAMIFLRHHLDEGLKTEYLTIKDPSTLWKDLKERYDHQKTVILPKARYDWLHLRLQDYKSVSEYNSAMFKITSQLKLCARPTGSTPFPEVNAVTNNEYRDNKSFGRGRGRGHGYGRGRGRARGHGFWRGRGRNQQNCPHFKRKPYYQKQKTNEEKPEGSTMVKKGESTCSRCGMKGHWRSTCRTSKHFADLYQASLKNVETNFTEQNDPLGIAHLEAHLGSDGQVDPSAFTHMEVGDFFEDVDVNMPKFGGDEPKNN, encoded by the exons ATGTCGAATCTTACGAAACTTGAGTTTAACGCACTTGATGTCACCGGCAAAAATTATTTGACATGGATTCTTGATGCTGAAATCCATCTTAGTGCAATGGGTCTCGGTGACACCATAAAAGAGGGAAATAAGACCTCTGAACAAGACAAGGCAAAGGCCATGATATTTCTTCGCCATCACCTTGATGAAGGCTTGAAAACTGAATATCTGACTATTAAAGATCCATCAACTCTTTGGAAAGATCTCAAAGAAAGATATGATCACCAGAAAACGGTGATACTTCCTAAAGCTCGCTATGATTGGCTACACTTGCGATTGCAAGATTATAAAAGTGTGAGCGAGTATAACTCTGCCATGTTCAAAATTACATCTCAATTGAAATTATGTG CACGTCCCACTGGCTCAACACCATTCCCTGAAGTGAATGCGGTGACTAATAATGAATATAGAGATAATAAATCATTTGGACGTGGACGTGGACGTGGGCATGGATATGGACGTGGACGTGGGCGTGCCCGTGGTCATGGATTTTGGCGTGGTCGAGGCCGAAATCAACAAAATTGCCCCCACTTTAAAAGGAAGCCTTACTATCAAaaacagaaaacaaatgaggaGAAACCCGAGGGAAGTACGATGGTTAAAAAGGGTGAAAGTACTTGTAGCCGTTGTGGAATGAAAGGTCATTGGAGAAGTACATGTCGTACCTCCAAGCACTTTGCTGACCTATATCAAGCATCTTTGAAAAATGTTGAAACTAATTTCACCGAACAGAATGATCCTTTGGGGATTGCTCATCTTGAAGCACATCTTGGAAGTGATGGCCAAGTTGATCCTTCGGCCTTTACTCACATGGAAGTTGGTGATTTCTTTGAAGATGTCGATGTGAATATGCCTAAATTTGGTGGTGATGAGCCTAAGAATAATTAA